From a region of the Gossypium raimondii isolate GPD5lz chromosome 10, ASM2569854v1, whole genome shotgun sequence genome:
- the LOC128034135 gene encoding uncharacterized protein LOC128034135 isoform X4: protein MVFFKIIKEGAHIGPEPMTNRFVVVMSGTDERSVPGNTIAVQADMPFSGLTTFGTAFLSKFECSQMPHLVLLAGVYKELRQAWRMPKSKLYRCPKIPRYHLKMRIGANGLENSLGKKVCGMHTSLENLFCFRTWIQLTLQQKWRI from the exons ATGGTTttcttcaaaatcatcaaagaag GAGCTCACATTGGACCTGAACCAATGACCAAtagatttgttgttgttatg TCGGGAACTGATGAAAGAAGTGTTCCAGGGAACACTATTGCTGTCCAAGCAGACATGCCATTCAGTGGCCTCACTACTTTCGGAACTGCATTTTTGTCGAAGTTTGAGTGTTCTCAAATGCCACATCTA GTGCTATTGGCTGGGGTTTACAAGGAGCTACGTCAGGCATGGAGGATGCCAAAGAGCAAATTGTACAGGTGTCCAAAAATTCCACGCTACCATCTCAAGATGAG GATAGGAGCAAATGGTTTGGAGAACTC CCTTGGGAAGAAAGTTTGCGGGATGCACACGAGTTTGGAAAACTTGTTCTGTTTTAGAACTTGGATCCAGCTTACTCTTCAGCAGAAGTGGAg GATATAG
- the LOC128034135 gene encoding uncharacterized protein LOC128034135 isoform X1, which yields MVFFKIIKEGAHIGPEPMTNRFVVVMSGTDERSVPGNTIAVQADMPFSGLTTFGTAFLSKFECSQMPHLNFEKYSGAIGWGLQGATSGMEDAKEQIVQVSKNSTLPSQDEKLNMTHGFAWHFYVLNYLNTLQFSSSYGYHYSLQLNVSFRIGANGLENSLGKKVCGMHTSLENLFCFRTWIQLTLQQKWRI from the exons ATGGTTttcttcaaaatcatcaaagaag GAGCTCACATTGGACCTGAACCAATGACCAAtagatttgttgttgttatg TCGGGAACTGATGAAAGAAGTGTTCCAGGGAACACTATTGCTGTCCAAGCAGACATGCCATTCAGTGGCCTCACTACTTTCGGAACTGCATTTTTGTCGAAGTTTGAGTGTTCTCAAATGCCACATCTA aattttgaaaaatattcag GTGCTATTGGCTGGGGTTTACAAGGAGCTACGTCAGGCATGGAGGATGCCAAAGAGCAAATTGTACAGGTGTCCAAAAATTCCACGCTACCATCTCAAGATGAG AAACTGAATATGACCCATGGTTTTGCTTGGCACTTTTACGTTTTAAATTATCTTAACACCTTACAGTTTTCTTCTTCCTATGGATACCATTACAGCTTGCAGTTGAATGTTTCTTTTAG GATAGGAGCAAATGGTTTGGAGAACTC CCTTGGGAAGAAAGTTTGCGGGATGCACACGAGTTTGGAAAACTTGTTCTGTTTTAGAACTTGGATCCAGCTTACTCTTCAGCAGAAGTGGAg GATATAG
- the LOC128034135 gene encoding uncharacterized protein LOC128034135 isoform X3: MVFFKIIKEGAHIGPEPMTNRFVVVMSGTDERSVPGNTIAVQADMPFSGLTTFGTAFLSKFECSQMPHLVLLAGVYKELRQAWRMPKSKLYRCPKIPRYHLKMSLQLNVSFRIGANGLENSLGKKVCGMHTSLENLFCFRTWIQLTLQQKWRI; this comes from the exons ATGGTTttcttcaaaatcatcaaagaag GAGCTCACATTGGACCTGAACCAATGACCAAtagatttgttgttgttatg TCGGGAACTGATGAAAGAAGTGTTCCAGGGAACACTATTGCTGTCCAAGCAGACATGCCATTCAGTGGCCTCACTACTTTCGGAACTGCATTTTTGTCGAAGTTTGAGTGTTCTCAAATGCCACATCTA GTGCTATTGGCTGGGGTTTACAAGGAGCTACGTCAGGCATGGAGGATGCCAAAGAGCAAATTGTACAGGTGTCCAAAAATTCCACGCTACCATCTCAAGATGAG CTTGCAGTTGAATGTTTCTTTTAG GATAGGAGCAAATGGTTTGGAGAACTC CCTTGGGAAGAAAGTTTGCGGGATGCACACGAGTTTGGAAAACTTGTTCTGTTTTAGAACTTGGATCCAGCTTACTCTTCAGCAGAAGTGGAg GATATAG
- the LOC128034135 gene encoding EH domain-containing protein 1-like isoform X2, whose product MVFFKIIKEGAHIGPEPMTNRFVVVMSGTDERSVPGNTIAVQADMPFSGLTTFGTAFLSKFECSQMPHLNFEKYSGAIGWGLQGATSGMEDAKEQIVQVSKNSTLPSQDEFSSSYGYHYSLQLNVSFRIGANGLENSLGKKVCGMHTSLENLFCFRTWIQLTLQQKWRI is encoded by the exons ATGGTTttcttcaaaatcatcaaagaag GAGCTCACATTGGACCTGAACCAATGACCAAtagatttgttgttgttatg TCGGGAACTGATGAAAGAAGTGTTCCAGGGAACACTATTGCTGTCCAAGCAGACATGCCATTCAGTGGCCTCACTACTTTCGGAACTGCATTTTTGTCGAAGTTTGAGTGTTCTCAAATGCCACATCTA aattttgaaaaatattcag GTGCTATTGGCTGGGGTTTACAAGGAGCTACGTCAGGCATGGAGGATGCCAAAGAGCAAATTGTACAGGTGTCCAAAAATTCCACGCTACCATCTCAAGATGAG TTTTCTTCTTCCTATGGATACCATTACAGCTTGCAGTTGAATGTTTCTTTTAG GATAGGAGCAAATGGTTTGGAGAACTC CCTTGGGAAGAAAGTTTGCGGGATGCACACGAGTTTGGAAAACTTGTTCTGTTTTAGAACTTGGATCCAGCTTACTCTTCAGCAGAAGTGGAg GATATAG